The proteins below come from a single Zea mays cultivar B73 chromosome 8, Zm-B73-REFERENCE-NAM-5.0, whole genome shotgun sequence genomic window:
- the LOC109941795 gene encoding nuclear transcription factor Y subunit B-4, whose protein sequence is MSEVEANAGGRGKEQDRFLPIANIGRIMRRAVPENGKIARDARESIQECVSEFISFITSEASDKCVKERRKTINGDDIIWSLGTLGFEEYVEPLKIYLNNYQETEGDTKGSKSSDQNGKKQMLLNGELGSSLG, encoded by the exons ATGTCGGAGGTGGAGGCCAACGCCGGTGGCAGGGGCAAGGAGCAGGACCGATTCCTGCCTATCGCCAACATCGGGCGCATCATGCGCCGCGCGGTGCCGGAGAACGGAAAGATCGCTAGGGACGCCAGGGAGTCCATCCAGGAGTGCGTCTCCGAGTTCATCAGCTTCATCACCAGCGA GGCGAGTGACAAGTGCGTCAAGGAGAGGCGAAAGACCATCAACGGCGACGACATCATCTGGTCCTTGGGTACGCTCGGCTTCGAGGAATACGTTGAGCCCCTCAAGATCTACCTCAACAATTACCAGGAG ACAGAG GGTGACACAAAGGGTTCAAAGTCTTCTGATCAGAATGGAAAGAAACAGATGCTACTCAATGGTGAACTTGGATCATCG TTAGGGTAG